The segment CCCTGGTCCCCTAGCTAGGCTCTGTGTCTCTGGCCTCCTCTCCGGGCTCTGTCTCATTGGGTTCCTCTCAGCACTCTGTGTCTCTGAGCCCCTCTCGGGGCTCTCTGTCTCTGGGCTTTGTCTCTCTGGTCCCCTAGCttgtctgtgtgtctctggggtCCTACCGGGGCTCTGGGTTTCTGGTCCTCTGTTGGGGTTCTGTGCCTCTGGTCCTCTCTCGGGGCTCTGTGTCTCTGGCTCCATCTCGGGGCTCTGTGTCTCTGGTCCCCTCTCGGGGCTCTGTGTCTCTGGTCCCCTCTCGGGGCTGTCTGTCTCTGTGATTCTACCGGGGCTCTGTGTCTCTGGGATCCTACCGGGGCTGTGTGTCTCTGGTTCTCTCTCAGGGCTTGGTGTCTCTGGTCCGCTCTCAGGGCTCTGTGTCTCTGGGATCCTACTGGGGCTCTGTGTCTCTGGGATCCTACTGGGGCTCTGTGTCTCTGGGATCCCACCGGGGCTCTGTGTCTCTGGGATCCCACCGGGGCTCTGTGTCTCTGGTCCCTTCCCCATGTTCTGTGTCTCTGGGATCCTATCAGGGCTCTGTGTCAGCATCGCCTGGCTCAGCCTCTTTCCAGAGGCCGCCTGGGGACAGGAAGTCTGGGTGCCAGAGGCTGCCAAGTAGTAGGCAATGGGTTGGGTCTCAGATGCCTCTGACTGGCCACCTGGTCCCCGGGGGCAGAAGGGCTGCGTGGCCaggatctcctcctcctcctcctcctcttcccaggccTCGTCCCAGTGAAGACCTGTGGAAGGACAGACACCACTGCTCACCTGGTGACCAGTGACCTCACCCGGCTTTGGTCTATGTTCCCTGGTACAGTGGAACCTCCCTGTGTCATGCTGTTATtcggtacttcccgagcgcttggtacagtgttcagtaaaacatggcactcaataaatgctgctgctactactactaatcctcctcctcctctcccaacggctccttctcctcttcctacttttgttccccttccttctccttttcctactactattcctcctcctcttcctccttcttgtcatactcctcttcctcttcggCCCAACCGAAAGGGACTCTCTCCTCAGTTTAAAGCCCTTCGGAACTGGTGTCTTCACGACTTTCTGTTTCACACCTTTGACGGTCTGGCTATCCAACCTCGACCGTCCCAGTTTCCCGCCAGTAACCTCTGTTCTGACCCCATTGGCCCCGCTCCTTTATTCGAAGCCCTCTAAGAGTCAGTAGACTGTTTGGTCTTCTCCGTCCCCCAGGCGAGttccctctactcctcctcgggtctggttctccctctctctccttcgacCCCTCCCCATGACCTCCCCAAGGATAGGCAGCCAGCCTGGGCCCAGGACCTTGGGTGGACAGGAGACTGCTTGGTCTCCCTGATTGTCCAACCCAGTGTTCAGATGGCTTCAAGAACACCTGGGCTCCCAGGTGTTGGGTCCACCCTGTGGTCCACTCAGACCTCTAGCTCCTCTTCCACGGGgttcagaggtcagggctggggaggagaaagaagggcaggtgttggggagagaaggagggagggagggagactgggaaggagaagcagtaagAGAGACACAGGAATAGAGAGGGGCCTGAGGgtgtgaaaatggggagaagagggagggaggggaggacgaagggagggagggagtgtgttaCCCAGGCTTGGGGTGCTTTggccggaggggtgggggtgggacactGAGAGCCGGGCCGGGGGTGGAGTGAAGAGAAAGGTCTGAGTGGACTCTTCTTCCAGGCTCTGGTCGGCTGCGGGGTGGGGGacagatgggggggtggggaagagggggagaggtcaggagagctccccaccccccacccccgccactctggcccctcctccaccccggctccaccccctcctcctgccccctccccacccccggttgctcagccccctcctccggcCCTGCCCTGGACCTGTACTCACCAGCACAGCTCAGGTCTCGCTCGCTCTCTCCCACAAAGCACTGGGTGGCCTGCAGGGCCAGGTGGGACGTGTCTACGGTGGTCAAATGGGTGGCATCAGTGGCGCCGCCCAccctctcccagtccccctcACCTGGGCCGAGGACTCACCATCGCAGGAGTCGGCCCTGTCTTCCTCcgcttcctgctcctcctgctccggcTCGCCGTCAGGCTTGGGCCCTGGGCCCCGGGTTCCCTCTGACCAAGGGGGCAACGGAGACCCGGAGTCCCCAGCAGCATCTCCGGCTGGTACCCCACAGGCTTGGCCTTCCCGGGACGGGGTCCCCGCAGCAGGACGAGCCCCCGGTCTCCCCGCCGCAGttctcccgtcctcctcctcacAGGGCTGGCTGTCCTCTGCtgggcccggcccctgcccccctgcGGGTCCACCCTCATCCGCCTCAGGATCCTTGCCCTGCCCTGCAGGGGCAGGGCTAGGGGGGCCGATCTCCCCCAGtgatctctcctcctccacaactGTATCGTCCTCACCCGCCACAGAGGCCTGGCTCTTCTCCAAGGGGGTCCCAGTTGCGGCCACTGCTGGGCCCCTCTCCCCGGCCTCTTCCTCCACGTCCGTGTCGCCGTCCCCCGCCACGGAGACCTGGCTCTTCTCCAAGGGCGTCCCGGTGGTGGCGGCCACcgggcctctctcctcctccaccacgtCTGTATCTCTGTTCCCTTCTGCAGAGGCCTGGCTCTTCTCCAGAGGTGTCCCGATGGTGGCTACTGCTGGGCgcctctcctcccccgcctcctctcCGTCTGTGTCGCTGTCCCCAACCACAAGGGTCTGGCTCTTCTCCAAAGGTGTCCCCGTGGTGTTCTCCACTggactcttctcctcctcctcatccacatCTGTATCTCTGTCCCGGGCTCCGGCGGCCTGCCTTATCCTCGAGGGCGTCCCGGCGGTGGCCACCGCtgggcccctctcctcctccccctcctccacatcgGTATCTCTTTCCTCTGCCATGGGGGCCTGGCTGCTCTTCTCCAAGGGGGTCCCAGTGGCGGCCAATGCTGGGTCCCACTCCCCGGCCTCTTCCTCCAGGTCTGTGTCACCGTCCCCCGCCATGGGAACCTGGCTCTTCTCCAAGGGCGTCCTGACGGTGGCGGCCACcgggcctctctcctcctccaccaggtcTGTATCTCTGTTCCCTTCTGCAgagtcctggctcttctccagGGGCGTACCGGGGGTGGCCGCTGGGCCCCTcccgtcccccatctcctccgcGTCAGTATCGCTGTCTCCCACGACTGGGGCCTGGCTCCCCTCCAAGGGAGTCCCGGTGGTGGCCGCTGCCGGATCCTTCTCCGCCTCGTCGTCGTCCCCGTCTCTATCTACGTCCCGGGCCCCGGCGGCCTGGCTTGTCCTCAAGGGTGTCCCGGTGGAGGCCGCCGCCGGGCCCCTCTCCTCCACatccgccccttcctcctcctcctcctcttccccgacATCCGTGTCGTCGTCGCCCACCCCGGGGGCCAGGCTCTGCTCCCCctgggccggggttggggggacgCCCTCCCCATCCACGTCTGTGTCACTGTCGTCTTCGGTCGGGGGGACCCGGCCTCCCGCCGCCACTTCTCCGGGGCCCCCGCCTCGGGCCGGCGCCGATCGGGGGGTGCCCCCTGGAGCCACGGCGGCGCCCCACTCCTCTTCGCCGGTGTCGCTGTCCAGCAGTAACGTGGGGATTGGAGCCGGACCGGCGGAGGCCAgagcctccccatcttcctcgctggcggaggggatggggaagctgGGTGGCGGATCCCGGGAAGGACCCGGACGTTCCCCGTCCCGCTCCCCGCACCCCTCCCGGCGGTCGGAGTCCGACCCCCTCCTCGGTCTCCGCTGCTCCCCCCGACCCCGCCCCGGCTCCCCGGCCCTCACCTGTCCGGGACCACAGTCGTGGACGGCGAGATGGAGGCTGTCGCCGCGATCCCAACAGTGCCGTTTCGGGGCGGATCTGGAGCCGGGATCCAGGGGGGCTATTCAAGccgccaccccaccccccgccggccccctgggaatctctcgccccctcccccacaaccgCCCAGGCCACCGGAAGCCCGGACTCACCTCCCCGGCCGGCCTcttccgcttcctcctcctccgagtCCTCGGCCAGCGGGGCCGCCCGGGGCTCGGCCCGGCCCACCCTGCGGCCCTGGGGCTGGGGAGTCTCCTCCACGCTCAGGGCCCCACGggccgggggcggccggggggtCTCTTCCACGCTCAGGGTCCCGCGGGCCGGGGGTAGCCGGTGGTACTGGCAGGGCAGGTCGGCAAAGAGCAGCAAGTCCCGGTCACGCAGACGGTAGGCACGGCCGGGCTGCAGGAGCGTGGGGGGCCGCAGAAGGCGGGTGCGGTTGAGGCTGCCGCAGTCGCGCAGGACGGCCGGGAGCCCCCGGCCCGGGGCCTCGATGACCGCGTGTCGTTTGGAGATGGACGGGAAGGGCAGCGTCACGGCGCAGCCGGCCACGCGGCCCACCACGTTCTCCCCGGGGGACAGGAGGAAATCTGggcagcgggagggagggagcaggcacATAGAGGCCGTCGGGACCCTGACACACCCacgggacccccccaccccctggcagTGCTGGGGCAGTGCTCATCTGCTGGGGCATCGAGTACAGTAAGATGCCCATctgacagagaagcaacgtggctcagtggaaagagccgggctttggagtcagaggtcgtgggttcaaaccccggctccaccacttgtcagctgggtgactttgggcaagtcacttcacttccctgtgcctcagttccctcatctgtaaaacggggattaagaccgtgagccccccgcgggacaacctgatcaccttgtaacttccccagtgctttgcacatagtaagcgcttaataaatgccatcatcattattattattattatcaacgtcATCATCCATGgtgcctccaagtgcttagtccagtgctctgcacatagtaagcactcaataaataaattgattgatcagttggtaTTTCTtggatgtttactgtgtgcagaacactgtaggaagcacttgggagagggcgatccaacagagttggcaacgggcagtcccacaggggactgtgaccgacctaattaacttgtacctagcaCAGAGCTTAGAATGTTGTTTAACACACAATAaccacttaacgagtaccatgaaAAATCCCCCAGAaaactagcttgcagtctagctggTTACCGTTAGTACCGCGATAGTGGCTAAGAGCATACTACGGGCCAAACACTGTGGcggataaaagacaatcagaacagacagagtccctctctgccacgggactcacaatctaaggggggagGAGGACAGCGACTGcacccccatttggcagatgaggaaactgaggtccagaggagtgaagttaattggcccaaggtcccccaagcagacaaggggcagagctgattttagaagccaggtcctccgactcctagccccgggctctttccactaggccacgtgagaATGGTTTCGTTCCTTATTCTCCCTCGGTACCCACATGCACACctactccccttcttccccccgccccgtccctgtGAGTCCTACAGCTCTCGATGACCTCTGACCTTTCTCTGGTCCGTGGACACTGCTGAAGAGATGAAGCCGCCCCACGGGCTCGGTGCCGAGCCCCACCGCGGGGCTGTGGGGCCCTTCGACCTCCTCTTCTCCGGACCCCCAGTCCACCACTTGGGTGTCATCCATGCTGAGTTGAGGGAACAGGACAACAAGGGTGAGaaccgccacttgtctaccgtgtgacctggggcaagtcacttcacttctctgggcctcagttacctcatctggaaaacggggactaagactgtgcgcctcacgtgggacacggactgcgtccaacgtgactagcttgtatctgtaatgcctggcacatagtaagcgcttaacgaccaccacagaaaaagaaagaaaaaaaactcccGGCAACTTCTGTGGAATCGAGTACCATCCGGAGGTCTCGGGTGGGAGCGAGGCGGGGACGACAAGGCAGTTTGGGAAACAAGGGAGGAATGTAGGCTTAGtcggcggtggggtggggaggctgcctgggaggggagaggatcaaGCAGGGGGGCGGAAGGGAATTAGAGAGAAAACAGCCTTGAAAATGAACACATTTTTAGATCTGggccctcagtcaatcaaccaatcggtaatatttattaagcgcttcctttgtgccgagCAGAGAAGGTGAAGGCAGCTGCTGGAAATGAAATGGCAAGTGGTAAGATGCCAACGGTGCCAACCTAGGCTCCTCCAGCAGTAGTCCACCAATAGAGTTAGAGTGGTTGTTAATGGTTCACTAGGACGCCTCTTCTGACAcccgtcaatcaatcgataatactcgttttattttttaaatggcatctgttaagcacttactgggtgccaggcactgtacttagcactagggtaaggtacaagctaatcgggttggacctcgTCCctaacccacacggggctcgcactcaacgtggctcaatgggaagagcccgggcttgggagtcggaggtcatgagttcaaatccacgctccgccaattgtcagctgtgtgactttgggcaaggcagaatggggatgaagactgtgagtcccacgtgggacatcttccccagtgcttggaacagtgctttgcatatagtaagtgcttaacaaatgccatcattattattattaatccccactttacagatgagggacagacaagtgaagtgacttgcccaaggtcccatagcaggcgagtggcagatccaggattggaacccaggtccttctgacttccaagctcagggtctctccgctaggccatgtttcttctccattgagcacttatggtgctaagcgctggggagactccAAGGGAGTCGACAtacccctgccctcgaggagctaaaTGAGGACATGaaggactcccaatcaatcagtgggatttgtgggactcttctgagaagcagcgtggctcagtggaaagagcccgggctttggagtcagaggtcatgggttcaaatcccagctccaccaattgtcagctgtgtgactttgggcaagtcacttcacttttctgggcctcagttccctcacctgtaaaatggggattaagactgtgagccccccgtgggacaaccggatcaccttgtaacctccccagcgctcagaacagtgctttgcacatagtaagcgcttaataaatgctatcattattctagactgtgagtccgctgttgggtagggactgtctctctatgttgccaacttgtacttcccaagcgcttagtacagtgctctgcacacagtaagcgctcaataaatacaattgattgattgattgttgggtagggactgtctctatacgttgccaacttgcacttcccaagtgctctgcacacagtaagggctcaataaatacgattgattgattgattgactgtctctatatgttgccaacttggacttcccaagcgctcagtccagtgctctgcacacagtaagcgctcaataaatacgattgacgatgatgactgcgtgcggagcactctacgaggcgtttgggagagtccacaaCAACAGGGCCGGTTGCTCCGTTCCCCGGccacgaggagcttccagtctagaggaatttcGTAGCTGAGTTTCTCCCTAAGGAACCCCTTGATCCAAGGCATCCTGAGGGCCCAGCCGGTGACTGGGGAGCCCGGAGGCGGCCGAGGGAGCACCGGGGccgccctgccccgcccccggGACTCCTCACCATGGCGATgcgtatatatttatacatatttatcactctatttatttatttattttacttgtacatatctattctatttattttgttggtatgtttgggtttgttctctgtctcccccttttagactgtgagcccactgttgggtagggactgtctctcgacgttgccaatttggacttcccaagcgcttagtccagtgctctgcacatagtaagcgctcaataaagacgattgatgatgatgatgatcggcccCACACTCACCTCCTCCTGAGGACGCGGACGCCGCCGGGAACTGCGGGGTTGTTCGGCCGCCGCCGGCGCCGGAAGGGCCGGCTCGCTGATTGGCTGCCGCCGATCTCCTGCCGAGCGCCTTCGCGCGCCGATTGGCCAGAGCCGCCCCCACCCCGAAAGAAAATCGGCGCCTCTTCATCCACTTCTCATTGGTCCGGGACGCCCCGCGCGCCCTGATTGGCCCTAAGGACTAGCGCTCTCCGACGGGGCCCCGCCTCCCCGCCCTCGATTTCTGCGCGGGATCCAAACCGCCACCAACGAGTCGGGCGGCTGGCTAGAAGGGTCAAAGGAACGGCCGTAGAGCCCGAACGGCGCATGCGCCACCCAGaacattccccacccccaccacccctttgCGGTCCTCTCAGGCATGGTGGTGGCTGACtcatgagaaataataataataataataataaggatgatgtcgttagttaagcgcttactatgtgcaaagcactgttctaagcgctgagggggatacaaggtaatcaggttgtcccacggggggctcacagtcttaatccccatttgacagatgagggaactgaggcccagagaagtgacttgcccaaggtcacacggcattcattcatttcattcaatcgtatttattgagcgcttactgtgtgcagagcactgtactaagcgcttgggaagtacaagttggcaacacaataataatgttggtatttgttaagcgcttactatgtgcaaagcactgttctaagcgccgggggtagatacaaggtaatcaggttgtcccacgaggggctcacagtcttcatccccattttacggatgagggaaccgaggcccagagaagtgaagtgacttgcccaaggtcacacagctgacaggtggcggagctgggatttgaaaccacggcccctgactccaaagcccgtgctcttacggatgagggaactgaggcccagagaagtgaagtgacttgcccaaggtcacacagctgacaagtggaggagctgggatttgaacccacggcctctgactccaaagcccgtgctctttccactgagccacgctgcttccccaataatggcatttgtcaagcgcttactatgtgcagagcactgttctaagcgctggaggggagatacagggtgatcaagttgtcccacgtggggctcacagtcgtaatccccattttacagatgaggtcactggggctcagagaagtgaagtgacttgcccaaggtcacacagcagacatgtggcggagtcgggattcgaacccatgagctctgactccaaagcccgggctctttccactgagccacgctgcttctctgcgcggccacgctgcttctctgcgcatagagacggtccctacccaacagtggactcacagtctagaagatgcgcggcggagccgggattcgaacccatgacctctgactccgaagcccatgctcttttcactgagccatgctggcgcTTCTCTGGTGACAGGTGAGCGGTTTCTATGGCCTGGCCCCTGGGGCCCAGGACTCggggtcagtcagccaatcagtcgcattcattgaacgcctactgggtgcagaacactgtactaggcgctcgggagagcccacagcgagcttccggtCGAGAGCAGTCCACAGCCTAACCACGGTAGAGCACCTCCCGTCATGTGTGGATTTTATGATGCCACTTCTTTGGTAACTATGTCATCATAAAGCGGTTATGGTATTTCCTTCCATAagccacaagtgctgtggttcaTACTCACGCAGGGCTACATGGCAGGAAGCGATGTCACGCGCCGTGTGCCAAATTTGGCCCTGccctccttgatgatgatgatgataatgctgtttgttaagtgcttactatgtaccaagcgctgggacagatacaagatgaccCAATCCCGCGTGGGACcagaagcagggaggcctagtgggtagagctcgggcctgagagtcgggaggatctgggttctaatcccggctccgccgcttgtctgctttgtgaccttggacgagtcacttctccctgcctcagttacctgacctgttaaatggggactacaatggccaacccagtttgcttgtatccaccccagagcttagtacagtgccttgcacgtaataagtgcttaacaaataccacaattattattactacatggggctcccagtctgtaggagggataacaggtattgaatccccattttacagatgagggaaatgtggcacaaagaagtcaaatgacttacccaaggtggaagagccgggattagaacccaggtcctctaactccgaggcccaggctctttccactagacccctctGCTGTAAGTTATTCTTTGGGTCCCACTGAAGTGTAGGGGTGTGAAAGCGTTCCCTGCCTTAGTCCCTCCCACCTGAATCATaaataacttgaccaaggtcatacagcggataagtggcagagccagaattaaaacccagatcttctcactcccaggcccatgctctttccacaccgTATTATCTCAAAGGTGGTCAGGGGCATGATGCCGTCAGTTGGATTCCTGGGACAGAAAGGAAACTGGAGGTGAACAGGCCCTTCCCAAAGGGGTGATATGACATCATTCCCTCTCATGCCATATCTCAACACGGAGATGGTGCCCTACTCACCCTTCTGTCATTGTTATTGGGATTTCTCTGGTACTTTCCAACTAGGAACTCAAGGGCTTTCAATTTCTCTGACCCCCTTTTATTTAATCGGTCATCCAATAGCATTCTCTCAGTCTcaaaggtgaggagggaggggcagggattttttttttcactgaaaAGAGAAGGGACACAGGCCCCAAGAGGGTTCAGGTCACATAGAAGTCTTTCATCTCCCTGCTTAGGGCTTCTTTGGCTGGACGGTAGTGATGTTAAGACTCAGAGACAACACTTCCTGACTGTACAGATGTGGCCTTATCgcaaatcatttttatttatggtatttgttaagcacttattacatgccaggtagtgtactaagcgctgggataggtgcaaattaatcaggggggacacagaccctgccccacatagggctggcagtcttcatccccattttacagatgaggtaactgaggcacataaaaatgaagtgacacgcccaaggccccacagcagacgtcaccactagtagtagtagcagtagtagtagcgtAATAGGTATGTaatgtgcgcagagtactgcagTCAGCCCTGGAAAATTATTCAGAAGTGGCAATTAGACTTGATTCCTGGCCCCCCAaaagctcacagtttaatggTATGATTTTGGGGGGAAGAGAATACCCGCAACCGACAACTCTTGCTTGCCCAGCCGGTGGTCAGGCACACCTTGGTCCTCGTAACCATCGGTGTATCTGAACAATGTCACCCTGATTGGACAGGGgccagcaaatcatcatcatcgtcatcaatcgtatttattgagtgcttactatgtgcagagcactgtactaagtgcttgggaagtacaaattggcaacatatagagacagtccctacccaacagtgggctcacagtctaaatgagccCCACTGTATCTTCACGGACCcaatgagcaatcaatcagtcaagcaatcaatcaaacatatttactgagcacttaccgtgtccagagcactggactaagcacttgggagaggaaaattcaacagagttggtagacatgttccctgcctgcaaggatatatgtttgtacgtatttattactctagttattttacttgtacgtatttattctatttattttattttgttaatgtgttttgttctctctctcccccttctagactgtgagcccgctgttgggtagggaccgtctctatatgttgccaacttgtacttcccaagcgcttagtacagtgctctgcacacagtaagcgctcaataaatacaattgagtgaatcaatcgatcgatcgatcaatgacactgattgagcacttactgggggcagagcactgtaccaagagcttgggagagtacgaaagaacagagtggtagacacattcccggcccaaaaGGAGCTTCGCACCCTAGAGCAAGAGATTCTTTCTCAGAGACGCTCATTATTCATACCCACAGATCCGTTCTCATTACCAGCCTCAGCATCTTCAAACatcaattatttgtttatattaatgtcagtctcccccgctTAGACTGCAGTCTCTGTTGTATtggtatattggactctcccaagcacttagtacaatgctgtgccctcagtaagcgctcagtaaataatgattgactgatcgactcgagggcagggagcacgtctaccaactctgttgtactggactctcccaagcggttagtacagtgatcctcACACGGGAAGTGAACAAGAAACGCCACTGAGGATGATGAAGGGCGATTCTACTGAGTTCCAGTGGAGCCTTGAGAAAGTTGAACCAATGACTGTGATCCactgacttgatgatgatgatggtctttgttgagtgctatgtgccagacactgtactaagcactggggtggattcaagcaagtcagattggacgcagtcacagtctcgagccccattttgcaggtgaggtagctgaggcacagagaagtgaagtaacttgcctagggtgacacagcagactagtggcagagtcaggattagaactcaagacctgctgactctcaggcctgtgctctatccactccgccatgctgcttgggtCCATTAGTCTTTCACTGTTCTATACGG is part of the Tachyglossus aculeatus isolate mTacAcu1 chromosome Y4, mTacAcu1.pri, whole genome shotgun sequence genome and harbors:
- the MDC1 gene encoding mediator of DNA damage checkpoint protein 1 isoform X3; translation: MDDTQVVDWGSGEEEVEGPHSPAVGLGTEPVGRLHLFSSVHGPEKDFLLSPGENVVGRVAGCAVTLPFPSISKRHAVIEAPGRGLPAVLRDCGSLNRTRLLRPPTLLQPGRAYRLRDRDLLLFADLPCQYHRLPPARGTLSVEETPRPPPARGALSVEETPQPQGRRVGRAEPRAAPLAEDSEEEEAEEAGRGDPPRNGTVGIAATASISPSTTVVPDSEEDGEALASAGPAPIPTLLLDSDTGEEEWGAAVAPGGTPRSAPARGGGPGEVAAGGRVPPTEDDSDTDVDGEGVPPTPAQGEQSLAPGVGDDDTDVGEEEEEEEGADVEERGPAAASTGTPLRTSQAAGARDVDRDGDDDEAEKDPAAATTGTPLEGSQAPVVGDSDTDAEEMGDGRGPAATPGTPLEKSQDSAEGNRDTDLVEEERGPVAATVRTPLEKSQVPMAGDGDTDLEEEAGEWDPALAATGTPLEKSSQAPMAEERDTDVEEGEEERGPAVATAGTPSRIRQAAGARDRDTDVDEEEEKSPVENTTGTPLEKSQTLVVGDSDTDGEEAGEERRPAVATIGTPLEKSQASAEGNRDTDVVEEERGPVAATTGTPLEKSQVSVAGDGDTDVEEEAGERGPAVAATGTPLEKSQASVAGEDDTVVEEERSLGEIGPPSPAPAGQGKDPEADEGGPAGGQGPGPAEDSQPCEEEDGRTAAGRPGARPAAGTPSREGQACGVPAGDAAGDSGSPLPPWSEGTRGPGPKPDGEPEQEEQEAEEDRADSCDDTSHLALQATQCFVGESERDLSCAADQSLEEESTQTFLFTPPPARLSVSHPHPSGQSTPSLGLHWDEAWEEEEEEEEILATQPFCPRGPGGQSEASETQPIAYYLAASGTQTSCPQAASGKRLSQAMLTQSPDRIPETQNMGKGPETQSPGGIPETQSPGGIPETQSPSRIPETQSPSRIPETQSPESGPETPSPEREPETHSPGRIPETQSPGRITETDSPERGPETQSPERGPETQSPEMEPETQSPERGPEAQNPNRGPETQSPGRTPETHRQARGPERQSPETESPERGSETQSAERNPMRQSPERRPETQSLARGPGRQSPEAQNPEKEPESQKQEAGGQIWVSERPELLGKAAPERMAHSQTPKAELERPMPEAARSESPGRGAQPEGQMPETEPLGQEAPPDAPGPDGPLEPEARSRGSPPAPTGVRSHHRPAAPTSGRSRKGRVKPESLPSSDSPAVGEEHVTSHPAPTEPKAAAPSLESAPGPGAPAISRRQVPEAPPVPRDLPGPAPGPAGPPDSASRTRRNQRRGTSRAPDASESPLPPDGAPQASLGRSPGSARPPRTTRSHPEAPPEPSPTLEPGTTPEPAPQVRRSRRRASLGAPPPSEPTVGPDPDPRTKRRRGTAGAAPAPQPEASVLPEPRATAESGLKPSRPSRTRQRCGVAAAGTETPVASETESPASTKPPVPPEPGTRREAGTVSEPYPPAKRRRGAAGDSPLSGPPPSEPRSAPEAPARAKRKRGAAGSSSEPEPPAPAEPRASPAPRSTRSRSRGEAGNLGSPPEPRSEAPAARSRKRPPPPEAEPPKRSRRGGAGPRGAPEPDGPPADAPKAREGEVYTRSPAGSPGPRRGPAAGTDDTPTGSRRSLRKTQRSEKPRVLFTGVVDPQGEQAVQALGGQLVGSVADATHLVTDRIRRTVKFLCALGRGLPIVDRSWLHQSRQAGRFLPPDEFAVDDPEQELNFGFSLREALSRARSRAMLQGYEIHVTPGVQPPPSQMREIIACCGGTLLAQMPRTFKPRRLVISCPQDLGRCCPAARAGLPLLSAEFLLTGVLRQETQPQPFTLPPPP